ccctccggTCGGtagcggtggtggtgcaggACGTTGGGAGCAATGACGGCGCGGGGGGCCAGTAGCAGCGGCACGGGAGGCTGGGAGTGGCGGCGGTGCGAGGGGCCAATAGCGGTAGCACGGGAGGCTGGAAGCGGTAGCGGCGTGAGGCGctgggagtggcggcggcggcgtaggggccCGTCATGCCTCACGGTGGCCCGAAGCTGGCCGTACTTTATGGGCCGGCCTGGCACAGAAAAGGCATTGCAGGCACATGCTTGGGCCATTAGTGCAGCCCATGGGCCAGCACGGCATGGCACGATGGGTTAGGCCCGGCACAAAAATTAACGAGCCTTGCCGGGCCTGTGCCGGACCAGGCCAGGCGGCCTGAATGGACAACTATAGTTTGGGGTGCTGGattcttgggtgaaggatctagTGATTTGTGACAACTTCCTTGATGTGAGATGTTGACCTCGGATatggtattgctttgatgcatccttgattGCTGCTACTACATATACCTCTATAGCCATATATAGGTtgatccatgcatatagtattattcTTTGTTTCCTTTGCTTACCGCTTTtaggagttgacatggcctacccgcttattgggtagatggtggcttttcaagGTCGGAGCCCAACTACAACTTCGACAACAATGGATGGGAAGACTATGGATGGTCCCTCGCTCAAGTCGCCTCTAGAGATGTTGTTTGCCATGCTACATGTTTTCGTTGcctagatgttttacctttcatgaGTCAGTCCTAATGGACTTTGTACCGATATGTGCCGAAGTGTTGtactttatatttatattttattacCCTTTTGCTACTCTATTTTTCTGTGTTGGTATGAATTTGTACTATTTGAGACAGGGATTCacacgtgatagccttcctgggactatcacGGAGGTGCGaaggcttgaattctcaaaaATGGGGATTCGGTCCATTTCATTTACCCTATCTATAATGCTTATCTCATGATTGGGTTACCTAATTCGTGCTTCTTGATAGGATTAGACCTGTTTAGCTGGATAGAGAACCCTAGCCAGTTCGCTgtcgatccacggattgataaaccttggatgaaaTATTCTAagagaaaagctacaactgatccgtgcgcttgtggttCAAACTAACGTGCTAACTACTGTCAACAGAATTCAAACATTTCCAAGGGTGGTCCGGGAGGCTAACCGTTCCTACAAATAGGGTCATTTCTATGGGCGGCGCACAAAATGGACCATCCTTGGAAGTTTATTTTCAAGGACCATTGAGCCCTTCACCTGCCCCTAAAACCCACCCACAATATAACTCCCATGCAAGCTCGCTGTGTAGATCAATCTTTGTTGACAGCTGGTGGCATGCTGCTCTGCCGCTGTGCCGCCATCGATCCGCATGCTCCACCGCTCCCTGTCGTGTGCTGCCCCCTCGCTCACCGCCGCACGCGGCCCCTGCTCCAACGCTGCCTGCACCTGCACTCTTGAACCGCGCGTGCCTTCGCCACAGCTGCCACGTGCCTGGTTAATTTGCTTCTATCATTTTTTATGTCATGCTTATTCTTAGATTTTTTAAGTTAACTGTCAAATATTATTATTGACTAACTTGTAGATGAGGGATGTAAGTTGGATGTACCTTCAGCCGTTGTTAAAGTCTTTTATGAATGCTGCGGAGGCAGATGTGAAAGCTCGAGGGGCACTGTCAATGTATTGTCCCTGCTACAACTTCAAGAGACAGAAAACAACTCCTTCTCTTGCATTATTACATCATGGCAGAGTCTTCCATTATCATGCAAATTCACATGATACAGTGAAAGAAGAACGCACAAACTATACTCCATCTGAGTCTGTCCTGCGTGGAAGTTTAACTTCCATAGGAATAGAAAGAAACTCCAGCTGGCTCCTGATTTCCAAATAGAAACTTTTAACAAACaccaatcttactattactaattggaggctccttttaaagcctccaggtgaagctacctagaatcctaggtggacactctaaaaaaagagagaaatcctagaaattctcacaaaaaagcaaaacatctagccatcaatttgTAGACTcgaatcatcatagccattggatctattatgttttctaaaaaaattacccacctattacattatgaaaatagtctaaagtaacccctaaatctgcctctaaattacccacccatgccattatataaaataaactaaataaCCCCTAATATAACTTACTCTAACCTGATGTGTGCAAAAAATTTTAAAACAGATGTACGTAAATCTAATTTATTATGTGACAGATGCACGTACATACGTAatctattttttcaaaaaaatatactaaTGGTTGCAGGTGAGTAACCCCTAATCTAACTACCCTAACCCTAATATGATGTGTACAAAAACTTTAAAAAATATGTATGCAAATCTAATTCCATTACACGACAGATGCACGTATGTGCTTgatctattttttaaaaaaatatactaatgGTTGCATGTGAGTTGCAATATACATATGTAATATATTTCTTGATATCTAATAGATTATTTCTTTAGGTATGTAATAATTGTGTTATATGCAACATATTTCAAATGAGACGTGGCAGGTCAAATTTTTAGGTGAAGTGACAATTGTATCACGTAACATTATAACAAGAAATTGCTTGGACATGAGATTAAATTGTTAGCAACATCAGAAATAGCATACATGTGCAGATGTGACGAATAAAAATCATACTATGAGACATGGCAGACATGGGACCTACATGCCATTGCACAGTAGTAGAGAAAAAAAttgtggaaaaaaattaaaatgtttATGATGCTATGCACGCATGCTGACGGGACTTTAAAGAGATAAAGACTGGATGGATGCATGCATACATGTCACCGGTAGTTGGAAAGAAGTAGGTTAGtagtttttttctattttctaattggattttttttcttaataatcAAGGGTCCAGATTTAATTCACGTCTTACCTCCCAGGAGGTAAGAGGTGTACCGCCATAAAAATTACTCActtatgtcattataaaaataatttaaaattacCTCCTAAATTAGTAACTAAATtgtccaccactaatacttaaataAAAATACCTTAAAGTAACTCATAAATGTGCATCTATATTATCCACAcgtgctattattaaaaataacatgaggtaacctaaattttaatccaaatcaccttaattaaaaatatagaACAATATATGGTTATAAATCATATATTAGTATATGATATAATTATTAAGGTACATATGCATGATATGTGTCAtaatttataaagatatagagcaagtgatgagaatattgaTTTCtgtgttaaaattatagctcaaacttaagatctattattaaaaaaattgaagcaCATAACTGCGATGCAACGTGAAAacttaaagattataaatgtggatgaaaatattatagaatattactaactaaaatctatcacaattggataaagataataagtataaatctatataagtattgtgttcgaatatttaacaaatgagaggtaaatagttttgtagcaatgcgGCCTCACTTTTTCTTTCCATTGGAAACTAAGTTCTACGCAACACGCTAGAAAAAAGGAcaaatcctaaaaaattctcacaaaaattagaaatatcaaacaccaatccagtaaaatctaataatcatagtcattggtctgttatatttttaaaaaagttacccaccactttcattatgaaaatattctaaaataaacactAAACCTTTATATAAATTGCCGAGCTCTTCCAATCCAATTTActtaacttaaaatgtcattctaaatttatatctaagttacccatgtatgttgttattaaaaataatataaagtaagCACCTAAATcgtaatctaattatcttcatgtgcatcatacataaatgtccaaaagtaaactaatagatgattctaaattacctattacgtcattgttaatatagaaatattaAGTTAAGGTATACACACATGATAAGTGACACCatatagaccatttatacatgtatgtgaggaagtgatgaaaaatattgatttttatgctacataatatatggaggtgcgatataaaatgaaaaaagtgtggatgtggatgaaaggtgtagagtaattattaattaaaaatcaatcataacatctatatgagtattacgTCAAAGGattaaaaaataagagagtaatAAGTAAACAATTTTAACTATTAATTATaaatttaatttctaaataatttttaaatacaataactTTTAAAAGCCCGCacaggttgatggactagtgtaCATGGAATTGTAAACAACAGTACAAATGCCAGAGTACATACAGGAACCGACACACTATACGAAAGTCCTAGAAGAACGGAATGGTAACTGGTAATATAAGACAACGACGGGTACATCGTCCAGCATGAGTTGATGGCGCAGATACACGCAACCATCCTGCAGTACGGATTTTCTGGCTGCAACTCTTGTTTGGGTCTTTTTCCTTAGGCAATTGATGACACTCCAGAAGGCAGACGATCATTCCTGCGGTAATGTCTCCATTTTAAAACTCTTAGAGAAATTGGTGTTGACTGCACGCAGACTTTCAAGCACTGAGTAGTGAATTAGTGATTACCTTGTCTAATGAACTGAGCGTCGCTTTGGATCAACTTTATGCTTCAGTAATCTCATCAACTGCTTGAACGGCATCTTCGTCTCCAGCATTGGTTTCACTTGGAACTCTGGTTGTATTCAATGTCTCCTCATCAACTActtgaacatcttgttcaatGCCATTGATGAAAAGGGCGATTATCTGGGTTGTTTTACGACGCTTAGCTACTTCTTTTCTCACCGCCTCCACAGTCATCTTGACGCTGGATCTGTTGGTGTACCTCACATTGTACCATAGTGCAACCTCTGCAAGGCTAAAGAGGTTGCTGATACCCAATGGAACACTTATCGGGTTCGTTGGGCAAGCAAAGAGGTTCAGTTGAAGGTATGTAAGATTTGACATCGCTCCTGATTCGAAAGTGAGCCATGGCACTTGGCAGTCGATGGAGAACCTCCGGAGCTTAGAGAACCCTCCATTTTTAATCACTATAGCTTCTTTGGGAATGAAGTCCAAGCCCATTATTAGGCACTTAAGCCAAGGTAAGCCTCTGAGTATCTCTAGATCACGATCCCCAAGTTTGCAGACTGTGATTTGCACGAAAGAGAGATACATGTGCCCATCGAACCATTTGGGAACACCTGCAAATTTTCCcactgtcacattgaatgtatTAAGAGGCGCAGACATATTAGAAAGGGAGCCCAGGAACTCCATGGAGCAGCCGAGTCCACAGTGAATGGTCAGAGACTCGAGGTCGCACCACCGTTTGATGGATGAAAGCAATGCTTCACAGTAGTCTCTGTCAGAGGACTGGTGAAAGGACCATGTTATTGCGAGCACCCTCAGTAAGCATAGATCACCTAGAGCCTTGACAAAGCTAGCTGGTTGTTCACTTAAATCAATAGTGGCTAGAGTGTGTAGAATCGAGAAACGCCGTATCTCATGTGGCACTCCAGTTGCTGTTGCTTCAACGGAACTAATCATTCCATCACCACCGCCAAGGAGAAGTTCCACCAAGCTGTTCTGCAGCCCAGAAGTTTGCTTTGGCAGTGTCACCTGCCTTATGGGTGTGCCTCTTATGTCCAGTCTTTGCAATCTTGTTGCCACAAACACTCCTAACGGGAGCTCAGTTACCTGTGTGTAACCTGCATCCAATATCTTCAGACCACACAGCTCCTTGATCTCTGGCGGGAGCTTGCTGACTCGTGTGTTCCTAATGCTCAGATACTCCAGAAAGAACATTTTGCTTCTGCATACTCGCAGTAGGTCCTCATCCCCAAAGTTCTCCCAACCTTCGACATCCAACACCACCAGATCGACAAACTTGTCCGCGGAGACTCCACTGACAGTACCAGACACTGCTAACGAACGAGTCTTGGACACATCAATTTTTTGAAGCAGGGATGGGATGTTTGGATCATCTTGGTGGAGGGCTAGCCTCCGTGCTATCCTACCAGCAGTTTCGTTGCCGTTGAGCGTGTCGCTGGTGAAGAGAAAACCCATCTTTGCTGCTTTGGAGGCAAGGAACTGGTGCTGCAGGTGATTGACATTCCACCGCCAGGCTTCGGCTTCATCCGGATTGTTGTGTCTGGAGTTTGCCTCAGCACGGGTGATCAAATTCAGATTGACCAGATTGCAAAAGAACTGCTCTGCTGTTGCTTGTGTAAGAATAGAACTAGAATAATTCAGCAAGCCTGCATCGCACAACCATTTCATGAGAAGTTGATCCCTCTGAAACTTGTACCCATGGGGAAACATGCTCACCATGTAAATCGTCAGATTTTGAATCTCATAAGGGAACTCATATTCATCATAAGATGGAGGCTGTGATCGTTCGAACCAGTGGACGTCCACAGGGAGGTGGCCACCTCCCTCGGCTTCAAGAAGATGCATATAACTGCTGGGATATCCAGCAAGACGATGAATTTGTGTAGTTTCAGACCTTAACCAATGTTGATATCGATGCTGACGTCGAAATCCCTTAGAGGCTTCATCGAGGTCGCGGCAGCGAGTTTCCGATGCGGTGCGAATCAACCTTTGCAGCCACGCCATCATCTCCTCGTCAACATGATCCGGGGCCAGTGCAGTCAAGCACACAACGATGTAGCTCAGCTCATTCTCCAGGAAGTCCAAGCAGCGCAGCTCAAGGTCATCGCCCAAGAAACGGCGCCTGCGAGTCGCTAATACCAGCATCTCATCAAAGCACCTTGCGTGGCAGGACCTCACCGAACTTAATGCGTCCTCGATCTTCTTCGTCCTCTCGTACACATTGGAATCTACAACCTGCGGCGGCTGCTCGGGAGCTGCAGGCGCTGTCTTCTCTACCTCCCCCtttccctgctcctcctcctcctccgaagCTGCAGGCGCCATGTATGCGCCCCTCGCCCCTCCTGCACCGAATCAAAGATCAAACATGATAACTAATCGGCATAAATTGTTCCAAGAAGAACACGCCATAGAATGGACTTCACATATGCAGGCATTCATGGATTGGTCGTGTGAAACTGACTTACTTGATCCGCCCTGCGACCGACTGGGATCGGAGAAGCAAACAAGTTCCCCAACGCGTTGGTCGTCCTCTCGTTGACTTCCTCTTGTTCGTCTTTTGCCTTCAAACTGGTACTCGGCGAATGCAGAGGGAATGGGGCAAAATTCCTAAGCCAAAAGGTTGGGAATAGAGGACCTCCTGAACAGCTTGCAGTATTCAATTCCTATGGAATCGCTGTATTTTAAATAGTGATATGATGCTCGATCGGTACGCATAAACAATGATGCAAATGGGGGTGTCTTCGCACATGGGCTGCTCTGCTTTGGGACATCTAATATGAgctggaaaaaatatttttagcgCTACTGGATGCACTTAAATGATA
This genomic window from Setaria viridis chromosome 8, Setaria_viridis_v4.0, whole genome shotgun sequence contains:
- the LOC117866372 gene encoding disease resistance protein PIK6-NP, whose amino-acid sequence is MAPAASEEEEEQGKGEVEKTAPAAPEQPPQVVDSNVYERTKKIEDALSSVRSCHARCFDEMLVLATRRRRFLGDDLELRCLDFLENELSYIVVCLTALAPDHVDEEMMAWLQRLIRTASETRCRDLDEASKGFRRQHRYQHWLRSETTQIHRLAGYPSSYMHLLEAEGGGHLPVDVHWFERSQPPSYDEYEFPYEIQNLTIYMVSMFPHGYKFQRDQLLMKWLCDAGLLNYSSSILTQATAEQFFCNLVNLNLITRAEANSRHNNPDEAEAWRWNVNHLQHQFLASKAAKMGFLFTSDTLNGNETAGRIARRLALHQDDPNIPSLLQKIDVSKTRSLAVSGTVSGVSADKFVDLVVLDVEGWENFGDEDLLRVCRSKMFFLEYLSIRNTRVSKLPPEIKELCGLKILDAGYTQVTELPLGVFVATRLQRLDIRGTPIRQVTLPKQTSGLQNSLVELLLGGGDGMISSVEATATGVPHEIRRFSILHTLATIDLSEQPASFVKALGDLCLLRVLAITWSFHQSSDRDYCEALLSSIKRWCDLESLTIHCGLGCSMEFLGSLSNMSAPLNTFNVTVGKFAGVPKWFDGHMYLSFVQITVCKLGDRDLEILRGLPWLKCLIMGLDFIPKEAIVIKNGGFSKLRRFSIDCQVPWLTFESGAMSNLTYLQLNLFACPTNPISVPLGISNLFSLAEVALWYNVRYTNRSSVKMTVEAVRKEVAKRRKTTQIIALFINGIEQDVQVVDEETLNTTRVPSETNAGDEDAVQAVDEITEA